A window from Prionailurus viverrinus isolate Anna unplaced genomic scaffold, UM_Priviv_1.0 scaffold_42, whole genome shotgun sequence encodes these proteins:
- the LOC125159135 gene encoding uncharacterized protein LOC125159135: MLASSNEHRAWIGRDSKLLHWAAGRPRRIRAWCTRVSAGGGRHGRPQARETALWCRTGIISPRGPRRQPSVWSSITPVAHRPVDSLHRSPLASAKPVPTERPEFCCWNPSPPVTAEVFCLSDGTPHTGHRQGGLGAWGRNDSRGSAPFTAPDVASAPGPSSRASPRPLGGHPCFWVSECVALQTKAGPRRFLSCPLPGSLAAKTHRHVCPPPATLAEGPGRGFDLGPGAQCGKLAAAQAWEQARASQLAPSPAGLGRGAVRTARGAQDEMPISWGRLQMSRCKPCPSLQPGCSESTHAFPRGHRTHAPGPPSPVLNQPVPTSYSFNHPSAKCTGSPHPGRRASSKGGQ, translated from the exons ATGCTTGCATCATCGAACGAGCACCGTGCTTGGATAGGCAGAGACAGCAAACTCTTGCACTGGGCTGCCGGCCGCCCGAGGCGCATCCGGGCCTGGTGCACGAGGGTCTCGGCGGGAGGTGGGAGGCACGGCAGGCCACAGGCTAGAGAGACAGCCCTCTGGTGCCGCACCGGCATCATCAGCCCCCGGGGACCACGGAGGCAGCCCAGCGTCTGGAGCTCCATCACACCTGTCGCGCACAGACCAGTCGATTCTCTGCACCGAAGTCCGCTCGCCTCAG caaaACCAGTCCCCACTGAACGCCCTGAATTCTGTTGCTGGAATCCTAGCCCTCCCGTCACTGCAGAAGTTTTCTGTCTGAGCGATGGGACCCCACACACCGGGCACAGGCAGGGAGGACTGGGGGCATGGGGCAGAAATGACAGCAGGGGCTCCGCACCCTTCACGGCCCCCGACGTGGCCTCCGCACCCGGGCCATCCAGCCGGGCCAGCCCTCGGCCTCTAGGAGGGCACCCGTGCTTCTGGGTTTCAGAATGCGTCGCCCTTCAAACAAAGGCAGGGCCTCGCAGATTCCTATCCTGCCCTCTGCCAGGGAGCCTCGCTGCCAAGACTCACAGGCATGTGTGCCCGCCTCCAGCAACTCTAGCCGAAGGGCCTGGCCGGGGCTTTGATCTGGGTCCTGGAGCACAGTGTGGGAAGCTCGCTGCAGCTCAGGCCTGGGAACAAGCCCGGGCATCCCAGCTCGCTCCCTCCCCTGCAGGGCTCGGTAGAGGGGCCGTGAGGACAGCCAGAGGCGCCCAGGACGAAATGCCGATCTCATGGGGGAGGCTCCAGATGTCCAGGTGCAAACCGTGTCCCAGCCTCCAGCCTGGATGCTCTGAGAGCACCCACGCCTTCCCACGAGGTCACAGAACGCACGCTCCCGGCCCCCCGTCGCCCGTCCTAAATCAGCCGGTGCCTACTAGTTATTCATTCAACCACCCATCCGCCAAATGCACCGGGTCCCCACACCCCGGGCGACGTGCTTCATCCAAGGGTGGACAGTGA